A part of Methanoculleus thermophilus genomic DNA contains:
- a CDS encoding atrophin-1 family protein, producing the protein MRLHLALLFLVLSLGLLLPVSALPDPINSTEGLSEDVEEKLVLQDASSDPVVVAPKNGDQKAVIRKDPLSMIHGEATPEQTASPPDKALATTEPAPGTTAIPAPTAALTRESTSDQFPLTNGSGDDETEEPALRLMSTEEARLTPSSNTTPPASTATVTATADEPGDEDESGDEVAEATPPPVPTLQKYAPPRPSATMAKAHQSHGRPLPQGDHQIVTSASPLKLNGSSTNETETPPSLAMPHEGLIIRGVGVILDRTPEDVPLTRRGVQIASLDWLLDPGMTLGGRHPRAVFEGETFTVTVTVEARNLSAIKEGEGYVVLVPPPVETGVYEITRIREPASLQDGERGVWEFSVTTRTGRLALANLTLPEERLITDLTRYPDLFAFRAYSFAGDQRLLSSGVSDPVLSIRPDGDIGAAEERSLPAIYALAGLTNSTLHPSETIPEAWARGLDHDTIVVGAVGHLDHIKNLGKEEVTAIYTEEEMTGPEGQAQVGSSSSPFEMFAEFFRTLLGWVG; encoded by the coding sequence GTGAGGCTCCATCTTGCACTCTTATTCCTGGTGCTCTCTTTAGGTCTTCTTCTTCCCGTATCCGCCCTCCCGGATCCCATAAACAGCACCGAAGGTTTATCGGAGGACGTTGAGGAGAAGTTGGTTCTCCAGGACGCATCCTCAGATCCGGTAGTGGTCGCACCAAAGAATGGGGACCAGAAAGCTGTGATAAGAAAGGACCCGCTCTCCATGATACATGGGGAGGCCACGCCGGAGCAGACCGCATCCCCTCCCGATAAAGCACTGGCGACAACGGAACCGGCACCGGGAACGACGGCCATACCCGCCCCGACTGCAGCGCTCACTCGTGAATCGACCTCAGACCAATTCCCTCTCACGAATGGTTCCGGTGACGACGAGACAGAAGAACCGGCGCTGAGGCTCATGTCCACCGAGGAGGCGAGACTCACGCCGTCCTCGAACACAACCCCCCCGGCGTCTACCGCCACGGTGACCGCCACCGCCGATGAGCCCGGTGATGAGGATGAATCCGGCGACGAGGTGGCTGAGGCGACTCCGCCACCGGTACCGACCCTGCAGAAGTATGCGCCCCCGAGACCGAGCGCGACGATGGCGAAGGCGCATCAATCCCATGGCCGGCCGCTGCCTCAAGGTGATCACCAGATCGTCACATCCGCATCGCCACTTAAACTCAATGGGAGCAGTACGAACGAGACAGAGACGCCCCCATCCCTCGCCATGCCGCATGAAGGCCTGATCATCAGGGGTGTCGGGGTTATCCTCGACCGGACCCCGGAGGATGTCCCCCTCACCCGGAGAGGGGTGCAGATCGCGAGTCTTGACTGGTTGCTCGACCCGGGCATGACCCTTGGCGGCCGACACCCACGGGCAGTCTTTGAGGGAGAGACGTTCACCGTCACCGTGACGGTCGAGGCGCGAAACCTCTCGGCCATCAAGGAGGGGGAAGGTTACGTTGTCCTGGTGCCGCCACCGGTAGAGACCGGGGTCTACGAGATTACGAGGATACGTGAGCCCGCCAGTCTCCAGGATGGGGAGCGCGGTGTTTGGGAGTTCTCGGTCACCACCCGGACAGGGAGGCTTGCGCTTGCAAACCTCACGCTCCCAGAGGAGCGGTTGATCACCGACCTGACGCGGTACCCGGATCTCTTTGCCTTCCGGGCATACTCCTTTGCCGGCGATCAGAGACTGCTCTCATCCGGCGTCTCCGACCCGGTGCTCTCCATCAGGCCAGATGGGGATATCGGTGCGGCGGAGGAGCGATCGCTCCCTGCGATCTACGCACTTGCAGGTCTTACCAATTCAACCCTCCACCCCTCTGAGACGATACCGGAGGCATGGGCGCGAGGTCTTGACCACGATACGATCGTCGTCGGGGCGGTCGGGCACCTGGATCATATCAAGAACCTGGGAAAGGAGGAGGTAACGGCCATCTATACTGAAGAAGAGATGACCGGGCCCGAGGGGCAGGCGCAAGTCGGGTCCTCGTCGTCCCCATTCGAGATGTTTGCGGAGTTCTTCCGTACCTTGCTCGGGTGGGTTGGGTGA
- a CDS encoding DUF1786 domain-containing protein, whose protein sequence is MIDLIDPLLAIDVGRGTQDILVYEPGRPIENSIKLVLPSPNVVVAEKIRQVTQARRPVFLNGFLMGGGANTGAIREHLAAGLPVYATPDAAATIHDDPERVRALGVEIRTSPPADAVTIHATDYMEPELRETFSLFGIDYPENIAVAVQDHGYSPHRSNRIHRFELMRQQLDAGDWDIFSLVSDPPLADMTRMQAIRRQAPRALVTDTGPVAIIGALCDPQVRRMADAGVILVNAGNGHTLCFTLKGREIYGVFEHHTGSLDPEKLQHYIRRLADGTLTSEEVFDDGGHGAAIRKPLSTRAIAVTGPNRLRLLPEAYQAAPFGDMMLSGCFGLARLWKEFREE, encoded by the coding sequence ATGATCGATCTGATAGATCCGCTTCTTGCAATCGACGTCGGCAGAGGCACCCAGGACATCCTGGTCTACGAGCCCGGCCGGCCGATCGAGAACAGCATCAAACTGGTCCTCCCGTCCCCGAATGTGGTGGTGGCAGAGAAGATCCGGCAGGTGACGCAAGCGCGGCGCCCGGTCTTCCTGAACGGGTTCCTGATGGGCGGCGGCGCGAACACGGGTGCGATACGAGAACACCTGGCAGCGGGGCTCCCCGTCTACGCTACTCCCGATGCCGCTGCGACCATCCACGACGACCCGGAGCGGGTGCGGGCGCTTGGAGTCGAGATCAGGACCTCTCCTCCGGCGGATGCAGTGACCATCCATGCCACCGACTACATGGAGCCCGAACTTCGAGAGACGTTCTCCCTCTTTGGCATCGACTACCCCGAGAATATCGCTGTCGCGGTCCAGGACCACGGCTACTCTCCCCACCGCAGCAACCGTATCCATCGGTTCGAACTGATGCGTCAGCAGCTCGATGCCGGGGACTGGGACATCTTCTCACTCGTTTCCGACCCACCGCTCGCCGACATGACCAGGATGCAGGCGATCCGGCGGCAGGCACCTCGTGCGCTCGTCACCGATACCGGGCCGGTCGCCATTATCGGAGCGCTCTGTGACCCGCAAGTGCGGCGCATGGCGGATGCCGGGGTTATCCTCGTCAACGCCGGGAACGGGCACACCCTCTGCTTCACTCTGAAAGGGCGGGAGATCTACGGGGTCTTTGAGCACCACACCGGCTCGCTCGACCCCGAGAAGCTGCAGCACTATATCCGACGGCTCGCCGACGGTACGCTGACCTCAGAGGAGGTCTTCGATGACGGCGGCCACGGGGCGGCGATCCGTAAACCGCTCTCAACCAGGGCCATAGCCGTCACGGGGCCCAACCGGCTCCGGCTGCTCCCGGAGGCATACCAGGCAGCGCCCTTCGGGGATATGATGCTTTCAGGGTGCTTTGGGCTCGCACGGCTCTGGAAGGAGTTCAGAGAAGAATAA